Proteins encoded by one window of Pseudonocardia alni:
- a CDS encoding DegT/DnrJ/EryC1/StrS family aminotransferase: MTPLADLPTIELGSPVLGEAEKQALHEVIDDGWLTMGDRVRRFEQAFAELHGVADAIAVHSATSALQLALHAVGVGPGDEVLVPSLTFVATASVVVQAGATPVFVDIESPDLPHLSVEDARARLTPRTTAVVVMPYAGYAIDGATWRRFADDHGLALIEDAAHAAGLPGHVAGVADASAFSFFSNKNMTTAEGGMLVVADPIARERARLLRAHAMTASTLDRDRGQRVGYDVVDRGYNFRMDELRAALGLVQLPRLLGWNARRRTLSGRYRSLLAEVLPHCRVPFQPEHPTAAHLLPVLLPVGTDRTAVATEMRAARVQTSVHYPPVHRFTYYRERFGDVELARTEEFHDRELTLPLHPRLGPDDVGRVVRTLADALATTGAPDTATTTVPAPITERTAG; encoded by the coding sequence GTGACACCCCTCGCCGACCTCCCGACGATCGAGCTCGGGTCGCCGGTGCTGGGCGAGGCCGAGAAGCAGGCGCTGCACGAGGTCATCGACGACGGTTGGCTGACCATGGGCGACCGGGTCCGCCGCTTCGAGCAGGCCTTCGCCGAGCTGCACGGTGTCGCCGACGCGATCGCCGTCCACTCCGCGACGTCGGCTCTCCAGCTCGCGCTGCACGCGGTCGGCGTCGGTCCCGGTGACGAGGTGCTGGTCCCGTCGCTGACGTTCGTGGCGACGGCGAGCGTCGTGGTGCAGGCCGGGGCCACACCGGTCTTCGTCGACATCGAGTCCCCGGACCTGCCGCACCTGTCGGTCGAGGACGCGCGGGCACGGCTCACGCCGCGCACGACGGCCGTGGTCGTCATGCCCTACGCGGGGTACGCGATCGACGGCGCGACCTGGCGACGCTTCGCCGACGATCACGGGCTGGCCCTGATCGAGGACGCCGCGCACGCCGCAGGGCTGCCGGGCCACGTCGCCGGTGTCGCCGACGCTTCCGCGTTCAGCTTCTTCTCCAACAAGAACATGACCACCGCGGAGGGCGGGATGCTGGTCGTCGCCGATCCGATCGCACGGGAGCGGGCGCGCCTGTTGCGCGCACACGCCATGACCGCGAGCACCCTGGACCGAGACCGGGGGCAGCGGGTCGGCTACGACGTGGTCGACCGCGGTTACAACTTCCGGATGGACGAGCTGCGTGCGGCGCTGGGGCTGGTCCAACTCCCCCGGCTCCTCGGGTGGAACGCCAGGCGACGAACGCTGAGCGGGCGCTACCGCAGTCTCCTGGCCGAGGTCCTGCCGCACTGCCGGGTCCCGTTCCAGCCGGAGCACCCCACCGCCGCACACCTGCTGCCGGTGCTGTTGCCCGTCGGCACCGATCGGACAGCCGTGGCCACGGAGATGCGGGCCGCCCGGGTGCAGACCAGCGTGCACTACCCGCCCGTCCATCGGTTCACCTACTACCGGGAGCGGTTCGGCGACGTCGAGCTCGCCCGTACCGAGGAGTTCCACGACCGGGAGCTGACGCTTCCGCTCCATCCCCGGCTCGGCCCGGACGACGTCGGCCGCGTCGTCAGGACTCTCGCCGACGCCCTGGCCACGACCGGGGCCCCCGACACCGCGACCACGACGGTTCCGGCGCCCATCACGGAGAGGACAGCGGGATGA
- a CDS encoding NAD-dependent epimerase/dehydratase family protein: MTPDLSERTVLVVGGAGYVGSVLSARLLDAGARVRVLDQLIYDNGFALHHLLDHPHFGFSRGDLRNRASVTAAATGTTDVVLLAALVGDPVCRRYPELAEQVNHEAAVQLHDMLAGLGVRRFVFTSTCSNYGIHDPSSFADETSELNPQSLYAETKIAVEEHVLAGASRTTTVGTVLRVATAYGLSPRARFDLTVSQFTRDLAAGEELVVYDADTWRPYCHVQDLSSAVLTVLDAPSELVRGEVFNVGDADQQFTKRMLVDEALKHVDGARVVYREGDTDPRNYRVAFDKIATVLGYRSRHCVQDYVGDLVSAVRAGIFTDVRPGDPRYGNHVVAHLC, from the coding sequence ATGACCCCGGACCTGAGCGAGCGCACCGTCCTCGTCGTGGGCGGCGCCGGCTACGTCGGCTCGGTCCTGAGCGCACGGCTCCTCGACGCCGGCGCTCGGGTGCGCGTGCTCGACCAGCTGATCTACGATAACGGTTTCGCCCTGCATCACCTGCTGGACCACCCTCACTTCGGCTTCTCCCGTGGCGACCTGCGGAACCGGGCGTCGGTGACCGCGGCGGCGACCGGCACGACCGATGTCGTGCTGCTCGCGGCGCTCGTCGGGGACCCGGTCTGCAGGCGCTACCCCGAGCTCGCCGAACAGGTGAACCACGAGGCGGCGGTACAGCTGCACGACATGCTGGCCGGACTCGGTGTGCGGAGGTTCGTGTTCACCTCCACCTGCAGCAACTACGGGATCCACGACCCGTCGTCCTTCGCGGACGAGACCAGTGAGCTGAACCCGCAGTCGCTCTACGCGGAGACGAAGATCGCGGTCGAGGAACACGTGCTCGCCGGCGCGTCGCGGACGACGACCGTCGGCACCGTCCTGCGTGTCGCCACCGCCTACGGCCTCTCGCCACGGGCGCGGTTCGATCTCACGGTCTCCCAGTTCACCCGTGACCTCGCCGCGGGCGAGGAGCTCGTGGTGTACGACGCCGACACCTGGCGCCCCTACTGCCACGTGCAGGACCTCTCGTCGGCGGTCCTGACGGTGCTCGACGCACCCTCGGAGCTGGTGCGCGGCGAGGTGTTCAACGTCGGTGACGCCGACCAGCAGTTCACCAAGCGCATGCTCGTCGACGAGGCCCTCAAGCACGTCGACGGGGCACGGGTCGTCTACCGCGAGGGCGACACCGACCCGCGGAACTACCGGGTCGCGTTCGACAAGATCGCCACGGTGCTGGGATACCGGTCCCGGCACTGCGTGCAGGACTACGTGGGGGACCTGGTCTCCGCCGTCCGGGCGGGGATCTTCACCGACGTCCGTCCCGGCGACCCACGGTACGGCAACCACGTCGTCGCGCACCTCTGCTGA
- a CDS encoding DUF4091 domain-containing protein, with the protein MTGRHRALATAVGVIVVAAVVLFAGPLRPGPPAPSGPPTAWVEDALVRVSAHDPPGPRTTAQITAARGETESFQIVTTGGGRPLRGVDLEVSRLGGPGGVFLPAGAVSLFREQFVTVPATLPVAGSAGPGDYADGLVPFTDPATGAPLHGDIPARGVSVDPHRAQPYWVDVAVPRDAVPGVYRGGYTLRTAGGDVSGQVELTVLDLVLPARPALTGAFLNSGGRPAVDAELLRNGAMPGSPVGGLDPALRASGRLNAVNTGFYSGADRDTCTMRPPPTPGEVDAAVREAPAGTSRYNYTADEIADCDDPTTLYPALRDWSRALHRAGVRQLVTMAPDPALFDDGTGAPVVDVWASLPMDHDPALVDAAVGRGMEVWSYTALAQDDYSPKWLIGADPAGLRAMPGFLNQSLGYTGLLYWRVDGWGTVDPWSTAVLYDDRYAGDGMLVYPGDRVGLPGGAAPSLRLKWIRDGIDDYAYAELARRAAGDAAVDRVVRTVAPDWRGWSRDPAALATARAALAELAAGGR; encoded by the coding sequence ATGACCGGACGGCACCGGGCACTCGCCACCGCGGTCGGCGTCATCGTCGTCGCGGCCGTCGTGCTGTTCGCCGGTCCGCTGAGACCGGGTCCCCCGGCCCCGTCCGGTCCTCCGACGGCGTGGGTGGAGGACGCACTCGTCCGGGTGTCGGCACACGACCCGCCCGGTCCCCGGACCACGGCGCAGATCACCGCGGCACGGGGTGAGACCGAGTCGTTCCAGATCGTCACGACCGGTGGTGGCCGGCCCTTGCGCGGCGTGGACCTGGAGGTGAGCAGACTCGGGGGGCCGGGCGGTGTCTTCCTCCCGGCGGGTGCGGTCTCGCTGTTCCGGGAACAGTTCGTGACGGTCCCGGCGACGCTGCCGGTCGCGGGCTCCGCCGGGCCGGGGGACTACGCCGACGGCCTGGTGCCCTTCACCGATCCTGCGACCGGTGCACCGCTGCACGGCGACATCCCCGCCCGCGGGGTATCCGTCGATCCGCACCGCGCCCAGCCGTACTGGGTGGACGTCGCGGTCCCCCGGGACGCGGTCCCCGGGGTGTACCGCGGCGGCTACACCCTGCGCACCGCCGGCGGCGACGTCAGCGGGCAGGTCGAGCTCACGGTCCTGGACCTGGTGCTGCCCGCCCGTCCGGCTCTGACCGGGGCCTTCCTGAACAGCGGCGGTCGACCCGCCGTCGACGCGGAGCTGCTCCGCAACGGCGCCATGCCCGGCAGCCCGGTGGGCGGACTGGACCCGGCGCTGCGCGCCTCGGGCCGGCTGAACGCGGTGAACACCGGCTTCTACAGCGGAGCCGACCGCGACACCTGCACGATGCGGCCACCGCCCACACCGGGGGAGGTCGACGCCGCCGTGCGGGAGGCCCCCGCGGGCACGTCGCGCTACAACTACACCGCCGACGAGATCGCCGACTGCGACGACCCCACGACCCTCTACCCGGCGCTGCGGGACTGGTCGCGAGCCCTGCACCGGGCCGGGGTGCGGCAGCTGGTGACGATGGCGCCGGACCCGGCCCTCTTCGACGACGGCACCGGGGCACCGGTGGTCGACGTGTGGGCGTCGTTGCCGATGGACCACGACCCCGCGCTGGTGGACGCGGCGGTCGGGCGCGGGATGGAGGTCTGGTCCTACACCGCCCTCGCCCAGGACGACTACTCGCCGAAATGGCTCATCGGCGCTGACCCCGCCGGGCTGAGGGCGATGCCCGGATTCTTGAACCAGAGCCTCGGCTACACCGGGCTGCTCTACTGGCGGGTCGACGGATGGGGGACGGTCGACCCCTGGTCGACGGCGGTTCTCTACGACGACCGGTACGCCGGCGACGGGATGCTCGTCTACCCGGGCGACCGGGTCGGCCTCCCGGGTGGCGCCGCGCCGTCGCTGCGCCTCAAGTGGATCCGGGACGGCATCGACGACTACGCCTACGCCGAGCTGGCCCGTCGGGCGGCCGGTGACGCCGCGGTCGACCGGGTCGTGCGCACGGTGGCACCGGACTGGCGCGGCTGGAGCCGCGACCCGGCGGCGCTGGCCACGGCGCGCGCAGCGCTCGCGGAGCTTGCGGCGGGCGGCCGATGA
- a CDS encoding P-loop NTPase family protein: MNQTASSDELEISFWRRALRRHRLLVLTVVVLFVAVTVAAVLLRPASHSATTEVFVSGADVAPEVQFVRSRFVSEAAAAELGSRPEVDVGSGDSTWILTVTASAATPEEAARVATTYATTYVRLREQATTDARRAGEADLEQSIARARAELDALPPNAPPQAGARLENEITAFQDALTSTTSATIQAGPRPVVLDTTVADGQASGTVWLYAAAAAAIGSVAGAGLAGAVGGLDPHVPGPAYATRALRVPLFGTVAPSGTRGGWRSSRARRRARVRTAPGEVIAMIRALVLPADRDKLSGSVLVCGAGRGDGAEAGRIATELATGFARAGASTALVRADFTAPESDLGAPGLSAVVAGRVALSDALTVTDDAPGLSVIAAGAAPDSTVDLLSGREFGRIVEELERTVDVVVVHCAPLGDDPGAALVSRTADATLLVVSDRTRRDELSRVEQTLHATGGRVEGIAYVGEPGA; encoded by the coding sequence ATGAACCAGACCGCATCGTCCGACGAGCTGGAGATCTCCTTCTGGCGCCGGGCCCTGCGCCGGCACCGGTTGCTCGTCCTCACCGTGGTCGTGCTGTTCGTCGCCGTCACGGTCGCGGCCGTGCTGTTGCGCCCCGCGTCCCACTCGGCGACCACCGAGGTCTTCGTGTCCGGCGCCGACGTCGCCCCGGAGGTCCAGTTCGTCCGGAGCCGTTTCGTCTCCGAGGCCGCCGCGGCCGAGCTGGGCTCCCGGCCCGAGGTCGACGTCGGGTCGGGCGACTCGACGTGGATCCTCACCGTCACCGCGTCGGCGGCGACTCCCGAGGAGGCCGCGAGGGTCGCGACGACCTACGCGACCACCTACGTGCGGTTGCGCGAGCAGGCCACCACGGACGCCCGCCGTGCGGGGGAGGCCGACCTCGAGCAGTCCATCGCCCGGGCCCGGGCCGAGCTGGACGCTCTGCCCCCGAACGCGCCACCGCAGGCCGGGGCACGGCTGGAGAACGAGATCACCGCGTTCCAGGACGCGCTGACCAGCACGACGTCGGCGACGATCCAGGCCGGGCCCCGGCCGGTCGTCCTGGACACCACGGTGGCCGACGGGCAGGCGAGCGGGACGGTGTGGCTCTACGCCGCGGCGGCCGCCGCGATCGGGTCCGTCGCGGGTGCCGGGCTGGCCGGGGCCGTCGGGGGGCTCGACCCGCACGTGCCGGGCCCTGCGTACGCCACCAGAGCCCTGCGGGTCCCGCTGTTCGGAACAGTCGCGCCGTCCGGCACCCGCGGTGGGTGGCGGTCGTCGCGGGCGCGGCGCCGGGCACGGGTGCGCACCGCGCCGGGCGAGGTGATCGCGATGATCCGTGCCCTGGTGCTGCCCGCGGACCGCGACAAGCTCAGCGGCAGCGTGCTGGTCTGCGGCGCCGGCCGGGGCGACGGCGCCGAGGCTGGCAGGATCGCGACCGAGCTCGCGACCGGCTTCGCCCGGGCCGGCGCGTCGACGGCGCTGGTCCGGGCCGATTTCACCGCCCCGGAGTCCGACCTCGGCGCTCCGGGGCTGTCCGCGGTCGTCGCCGGACGGGTGGCCCTGTCCGATGCGCTGACCGTCACCGACGACGCGCCGGGCCTGTCGGTCATCGCCGCGGGCGCCGCGCCCGACTCGACTGTCGACCTCCTCTCCGGCCGGGAGTTCGGCCGGATCGTGGAGGAGCTGGAGCGGACGGTCGACGTCGTCGTCGTCCACTGTGCCCCGCTCGGCGACGACCCGGGCGCCGCACTGGTCTCGCGGACGGCGGACGCCACGCTGCTCGTCGTGTCGGACCGGACCCGCCGTGACGAGCTGAGTCGCGTGGAGCAGACCCTGCACGCGACCGGCGGCCGCGTCGAGGGCATCGCCTACGTCGGCGAGCCGGGGGCATGA
- a CDS encoding MATE family efflux transporter, translating into MTGPTNLRQAHWGFLSQIVNTGTNFLLTLLVARVTAPDAFGAFAVVMVLYTIGIGVVRATSNDVLAVRRRRDRADPAREESEALAHTVAFGILLGLASAAVVLVIGHGTGPFLLMALVMPMLLLQEGLRGIAMVRAVPKEAALSDVLWAVAQFGTIGVAAVLDGGVSEIAAVLGWCVGGSLGAVTALVRLHIRPRFRAALRWFVLHRALAAPLLATHMLTGIPVDASFLLMPLVTDLSEVGALRAAFLFFGPLGILILGTRSMLLPDATRLGSPREVRRLVGRVTAVQAVLAAAWGAGVVLLPDRVGRWLLDTNWDGTQGPRTFLAVMLVAEAVLVGAIVVASALGQLRRALLVQATTVPIVLVLVLVVASGHGATGTAAVLAGGYAVSAVLAWLLFLVRKDTDQKDMDRLTGAPTDHRTESGTA; encoded by the coding sequence GTGACCGGTCCGACCAACCTCCGCCAGGCCCACTGGGGGTTCCTGTCGCAGATCGTCAACACGGGGACGAACTTCCTGCTCACCCTGCTCGTCGCCCGGGTCACCGCGCCCGACGCGTTCGGTGCCTTCGCGGTGGTCATGGTCCTCTACACGATCGGGATCGGGGTCGTGCGTGCGACGTCCAACGACGTGCTCGCCGTGCGCCGCCGCCGCGACCGGGCGGACCCGGCGCGCGAGGAGAGCGAGGCACTCGCGCACACCGTCGCGTTCGGGATCCTGCTCGGACTCGCATCCGCGGCCGTGGTCCTCGTCATCGGGCACGGGACCGGCCCGTTCCTGCTGATGGCGCTCGTGATGCCGATGCTCCTGCTTCAGGAGGGGCTGCGGGGGATCGCGATGGTCCGGGCCGTCCCGAAGGAGGCCGCGCTCTCCGACGTCCTGTGGGCGGTGGCGCAGTTCGGCACGATCGGTGTCGCCGCCGTCCTGGACGGCGGGGTGTCCGAGATCGCCGCCGTGCTCGGATGGTGCGTCGGCGGCAGCCTCGGCGCCGTGACGGCTCTGGTCAGGCTGCACATCCGGCCCCGGTTCCGCGCCGCGCTGCGGTGGTTCGTGTTGCACCGCGCCCTCGCGGCTCCGTTGCTGGCCACCCACATGCTCACCGGGATCCCGGTCGACGCCTCGTTCCTGCTGATGCCGTTGGTCACGGATCTGTCCGAGGTCGGTGCGCTCCGGGCCGCGTTCCTGTTCTTCGGTCCGCTCGGCATCCTGATCCTCGGTACGCGGTCGATGCTTCTGCCCGACGCGACCCGGCTCGGCTCCCCCCGCGAGGTCCGCCGGCTCGTCGGCCGGGTCACCGCGGTGCAGGCGGTACTCGCCGCGGCCTGGGGCGCCGGGGTCGTCCTGCTGCCCGACCGGGTCGGGCGGTGGCTGCTCGACACGAACTGGGACGGCACCCAGGGGCCGCGCACCTTCCTCGCCGTGATGCTGGTCGCCGAGGCGGTGCTGGTCGGGGCGATCGTCGTCGCCTCGGCACTCGGGCAGCTGCGCCGGGCACTGCTCGTCCAGGCGACGACCGTCCCGATCGTCCTCGTCCTGGTGCTCGTCGTGGCCTCCGGGCACGGGGCGACCGGTACCGCCGCCGTCCTCGCCGGCGGTTACGCGGTCAGCGCCGTGCTGGCCTGGCTGCTGTTCCTGGTCCGGAAGGACACGGATCAGAAGGACATGGACCGGCTGACCGGAGCCCCCACCGACCATCGCACAGAATCGGGGACCGCATGA
- a CDS encoding O-antigen ligase family protein, with the protein MSEPGRAGTGGEGTARRVWTPELVLLAAYLFTMPIQIEVGDYRQIAPADAFIACYLAVRSTRLRHMSGAWTVWHTALVPLLGLGCLVAVVRTGELTSYALLQKYVGLIALLATGACFIDYMRDVERLRRILRLFVGAVLLHATLALGARLLNLAGGPVLPLMNDPWPTDRISGLVLDANAFGGLVALALVLHHVTAGTPSALLPGRWAVAGYVVLPATLLLTFSRSSWIGLTCGLAALLLVRPALGGRTLVRGALPVVVLVPLVLLQVPDAAALVTRPSEISSRLVIGFEALHDYVESPVFGIGLGVYVAEYRIVVHNTALWFLSDLGLIGLAVFLALVVSVAVRLFSALPVASGELRPMVLALLCGHVVMAGVSLGIEAFYQRHWWLVFAAAGVATVLTLRSSDTRAAPRSATEVLVR; encoded by the coding sequence ATGAGTGAACCCGGTCGGGCCGGTACCGGCGGCGAGGGAACGGCGCGCCGGGTGTGGACGCCCGAGCTGGTGCTGCTCGCCGCCTACCTGTTCACCATGCCGATCCAGATCGAGGTCGGCGACTACCGGCAGATCGCGCCGGCCGACGCGTTCATCGCCTGTTACCTCGCGGTGCGGTCGACCCGGCTGCGGCACATGTCCGGGGCGTGGACGGTCTGGCACACGGCGCTGGTCCCGCTGCTCGGTCTCGGCTGCCTCGTCGCCGTCGTGCGGACCGGCGAGCTGACCTCCTACGCCCTGCTGCAGAAGTACGTCGGGCTGATCGCCCTGCTGGCGACGGGTGCCTGCTTCATCGACTACATGCGCGACGTCGAGCGGCTCCGCCGGATCCTGCGGCTGTTCGTCGGCGCGGTCCTCCTGCACGCCACGCTCGCGCTCGGCGCGCGGCTGCTGAACCTCGCCGGTGGCCCGGTCCTGCCCCTGATGAACGATCCCTGGCCGACCGACCGGATCTCCGGCCTCGTGCTCGATGCCAATGCCTTCGGAGGTCTCGTCGCACTCGCCCTGGTGCTGCACCACGTGACCGCCGGCACCCCCTCGGCGCTGCTGCCCGGCCGGTGGGCGGTCGCCGGCTACGTCGTGCTGCCGGCGACGCTCCTGCTGACCTTCTCCCGGTCGTCCTGGATCGGGCTGACCTGCGGCTTGGCGGCGCTGCTCCTCGTCCGACCGGCTCTCGGCGGCCGGACCCTCGTCCGCGGCGCGCTGCCGGTCGTCGTCCTCGTCCCGCTGGTGCTGCTGCAGGTCCCCGACGCCGCCGCGCTCGTGACACGGCCCAGCGAGATCTCCTCCCGTCTGGTGATCGGGTTCGAGGCGTTGCACGACTACGTGGAGAGCCCGGTGTTCGGGATCGGACTCGGCGTGTACGTCGCCGAGTACCGGATCGTCGTGCACAACACGGCGCTGTGGTTCCTGTCCGATCTCGGGTTGATCGGCCTGGCGGTGTTCCTGGCGCTGGTCGTGTCGGTGGCGGTACGACTGTTCTCCGCGCTGCCCGTCGCGTCCGGTGAGCTGCGGCCGATGGTGCTCGCACTGCTGTGCGGGCACGTCGTGATGGCCGGTGTGTCCCTCGGGATCGAGGCGTTCTACCAGCGGCACTGGTGGCTGGTCTTCGCCGCTGCGGGTGTGGCGACGGTGCTCACCCTACGGTCGTCGGACACCCGTGCCGCTCCGCGGTCCGCGACGGAGGTGCTCGTCCGGTGA
- a CDS encoding glycosyltransferase family 4 protein: MRICQLSSVESAFAFLVPLFHALDADGHEVVAASTMDRDGDTLRHHLGSSYALHRIRVSRRITGRAFSTEILALVRYLRRERFDVVHLHGPLASIQGRIAARIARVPCVVNHVHGFYFHDGMARRTWLVHTTAERLLNRYFADYVVTVNSEDLDFARRTGFARDPDRVVGTPGVGVDTARFAPDPERRAAVRRELGIPVDEFVVVFVGRLVTEKGVLELLTAFSDLLADRPAWLLLVGDAAPSERDQSVRARLEQEHRRDPAAAARTLRLGLRTDVPDLLTAADLAVQPSYREGMPVAVLEAMSAGVPLVATDIRGSREALDGGRAGVLVPPRDAPKLSAAVRALAADDRERTRLAAAGRARVEDHFAIPHALAPLMSLYRRIEASTPRHRFSLRARLRPLVRRVVPTALRGPATGTPRWRLAVEHTADPLSPVGPVRRPVFSDDELARLGITMVADPFAIQRDGIWHLFFEQVRHGQGRGEIGLATSDDLVDWRYHGVVLREDFHLSYPQVLADGDEILMVPESCADGNGTVRLYRAVDFPHTWELDRVLLRGRPFKDSTVLRHEGLYYLFTEISERHTHDRLDLFVAPSIRGPWEPHPSNPIVLDDASISRPAGRVIEVGGRLVRLAQACHRSYGDGVWGRPIRTLTSEEYRETPEEVRLYPSQGVGGTGHHIDSHRVPGGWVRFVDTHE; this comes from the coding sequence GTGCGGATCTGCCAGCTGTCCAGCGTCGAGTCCGCCTTCGCCTTCCTAGTCCCGCTGTTCCACGCGCTGGACGCGGACGGCCACGAGGTGGTCGCGGCCAGCACCATGGACCGCGACGGCGACACCCTGCGGCACCACCTCGGCAGCTCCTACGCCCTGCACCGGATCCGGGTGAGCCGCCGCATCACGGGGCGGGCGTTCAGCACCGAGATCCTGGCGCTCGTCCGCTACCTGCGCCGGGAGCGGTTCGACGTCGTCCACCTGCACGGGCCGCTGGCCTCGATCCAGGGGCGCATCGCGGCCCGGATCGCCCGGGTCCCCTGCGTCGTCAACCACGTGCACGGCTTCTACTTCCACGACGGTATGGCGCGGCGGACGTGGTTGGTGCACACCACCGCGGAGCGCCTGCTGAACCGCTACTTCGCCGACTACGTCGTGACCGTCAACTCCGAGGACCTCGACTTCGCACGCCGGACCGGTTTCGCCCGGGACCCCGATCGGGTCGTCGGCACACCGGGCGTCGGGGTCGACACCGCCCGGTTCGCCCCCGACCCGGAGCGCCGGGCCGCCGTTCGTCGTGAGCTCGGTATCCCGGTCGACGAGTTCGTCGTCGTCTTCGTCGGCAGGCTGGTGACGGAGAAGGGCGTCCTGGAACTGCTGACCGCGTTCTCCGACCTGCTCGCCGATCGGCCGGCCTGGTTGCTGCTGGTCGGCGACGCCGCACCCAGCGAGCGCGACCAGTCGGTGCGCGCACGGCTCGAGCAGGAGCACCGGCGGGACCCGGCGGCGGCCGCGCGCACCCTGCGGCTCGGGCTCCGTACCGACGTGCCCGACCTTCTGACGGCCGCCGACCTCGCCGTCCAGCCCTCGTACCGGGAGGGGATGCCGGTCGCGGTGCTGGAGGCCATGTCGGCCGGCGTTCCACTGGTGGCGACCGACATCCGCGGGAGCCGCGAGGCCCTCGACGGGGGCCGCGCGGGAGTGCTCGTGCCCCCACGGGACGCACCGAAGCTCAGCGCCGCCGTCCGTGCGCTGGCCGCCGACGACCGGGAGCGGACCCGGCTCGCGGCGGCCGGTCGGGCGCGGGTCGAGGACCACTTCGCGATCCCGCACGCCCTCGCGCCGCTGATGTCGCTCTACCGTCGGATCGAGGCGTCGACCCCCCGGCACCGGTTCAGCCTGCGGGCCCGGCTGCGCCCTCTGGTACGACGCGTCGTGCCGACGGCGCTGCGGGGACCCGCGACCGGGACCCCGCGGTGGCGGCTCGCTGTCGAGCACACGGCGGACCCGTTGTCCCCGGTCGGCCCGGTCCGACGACCGGTGTTCTCCGACGACGAGCTCGCCCGCCTCGGCATCACGATGGTCGCCGACCCGTTCGCGATCCAGCGGGACGGCATCTGGCACCTGTTCTTCGAGCAGGTGCGCCACGGCCAGGGACGCGGCGAGATCGGGCTCGCCACCAGCGACGACCTCGTCGACTGGCGCTACCACGGTGTCGTGCTCAGGGAGGACTTCCACCTCTCCTACCCCCAGGTGCTCGCCGACGGCGACGAGATCCTGATGGTCCCGGAGAGCTGCGCGGACGGGAACGGGACGGTGCGGCTGTACCGGGCGGTGGACTTCCCCCACACCTGGGAGCTCGACCGTGTTCTGCTCCGGGGCCGTCCCTTCAAGGACAGCACCGTCCTTCGGCACGAGGGCCTGTACTACCTGTTCACCGAGATCAGCGAGCGCCACACGCACGACCGGCTCGACCTGTTCGTCGCGCCGTCGATCCGTGGGCCCTGGGAACCGCACCCCTCGAACCCCATCGTGCTGGACGACGCGTCGATCTCCCGACCGGCGGGCCGGGTCATCGAGGTGGGCGGACGCCTGGTCCGGCTGGCGCAGGCGTGCCACCGGTCCTACGGCGACGGGGTGTGGGGCCGGCCGATCCGCACGCTGACCTCCGAGGAGTACCGGGAGACGCCCGAGGAGGTCCGGCTGTACCCGTCGCAGGGGGTCGGCGGGACGGGCCATCACATCGACAGCCATCGGGTCCCCGGTGGCTGGGTGCGGTTCGTCGACACCCATGAGTGA